A region of Corynebacterium glucuronolyticum DSM 44120 DNA encodes the following proteins:
- a CDS encoding amino acid-binding ACT domain protein → METSYLIRVLLPDEPGALGRLASSVGLTEGNIQSVDVVEQFPDGTVMDDIVITLPQGALPDTLVTAAQQDENAVIDSIRPFSGRVDRRGQVQMLARFAEHAASTRNALDELANVMPQTMTAGWCIILRETPELTRVAASAAAPSDDGTHPSNVEVDSCRMLNPETEDWIPESWTLLDASLAAAPLTGTDLIMVIGRPGGPDFLGSEIAHLGDLGVIIGTMLSRQS, encoded by the coding sequence ATGGAGACTTCTTATCTCATCCGTGTGCTGCTCCCCGACGAACCCGGCGCTCTCGGACGTCTCGCCAGCTCAGTTGGGCTGACCGAGGGAAACATTCAATCCGTAGACGTGGTTGAGCAGTTCCCCGATGGCACAGTCATGGACGATATCGTCATCACGCTTCCCCAGGGTGCTCTCCCCGACACCCTGGTCACCGCCGCCCAGCAGGACGAAAACGCGGTCATCGATTCGATTCGCCCGTTTTCCGGCAGGGTGGATCGACGTGGACAGGTGCAGATGCTCGCACGCTTTGCTGAGCACGCTGCTAGCACCCGCAATGCCCTAGACGAGCTGGCAAACGTCATGCCTCAGACAATGACCGCCGGCTGGTGCATCATTCTGCGCGAAACTCCTGAGCTCACCCGCGTCGCAGCCTCTGCGGCCGCCCCCTCGGACGATGGCACGCACCCCTCCAATGTCGAGGTGGATTCGTGCCGGATGCTCAACCCCGAGACCGAGGACTGGATTCCTGAATCCTGGACGCTTCTCGACGCTTCCCTGGCCGCTGCTCCTCTCACCGGCACCGATCTCATCATGGTCATCGGTCGACCCGGTGGACCGGACTTCCTGGGCTCCGAAATTGCCCACCTGGGAGACCTTGGAGTCATCATCGGGACGATGCTCAGCCGACAATCCTAG
- the gatC gene encoding Asp-tRNA(Asn)/Glu-tRNA(Gln) amidotransferase subunit GatC produces MPQISRDEVAHLATLARLALSEEEITTFASQIDGIIGHVSAVQNVDTEGVEPMSHPHATHTAMRKDTVAPSLSQEAALDQAPEKEEDKFVVPQILGE; encoded by the coding sequence GTGCCTCAAATTTCTCGCGATGAGGTGGCTCATCTCGCCACACTCGCCAGGTTGGCGCTGAGCGAAGAGGAGATTACCACCTTCGCTAGCCAGATCGACGGCATCATTGGCCACGTATCAGCAGTTCAGAACGTGGACACAGAGGGAGTGGAACCCATGAGCCATCCCCATGCCACGCACACCGCGATGCGGAAAGATACCGTTGCCCCGTCCTTGTCGCAGGAGGCTGCGCTGGACCAGGCTCCGGAAAAGGAAGAGGATAAGTTCGTCGTACCGCAGATTCTGGGGGAATAA